A genomic region of Lytechinus pictus isolate F3 Inbred chromosome 2, Lp3.0, whole genome shotgun sequence contains the following coding sequences:
- the LOC129254171 gene encoding 2-Hydroxyacid oxidase 1-like, protein MELASYEHEPATMGLHTLADYERRAREIISDSAWVYYDYGRERRWCLEDSVKAFSRYRIRSQVLQDVSKRSLATTVLGQPLKYPICIAPTALHTFAHRGAEKETIKGAEAAETLMVMSASSSFPMEDVAAAAPNSHRWMQIYPYVDQELTLSFIRRSESLGFKALVVTVDSPVRGLDSRISEAFSHPDLVNNPDARMAALEVDIPSSREALERGDHKLYEYVREMLYNPKSTWEYIRWIRSKTTLPVVCKGILTYESAQAAANAGVDGILVSAHGGRQLDGAPAPIDALAEVVDAVRGSDVEVYMDGGVRTGTDVFKALGRGARAVFVGRPILWGLACQGAEGVENVLSILRSQLSDVLGLSGCTSPNTIPEGTVVHESYYHRQPNRKRDKSKL, encoded by the exons ATGGAGCTAGCTAGCTACGAACATGAACCTGCTACTATGGGACTGCACACTCTAGCTGACTACGAAAGACGTGCACGAGAAATTATATCTGATAGTGCATGGGTGTATTACGATTACGGAAGGGAACGACGATGGTGCCTCGAAGACAGTGTCAAAGCATTTTCAAG GTACAGGATAAGGAGTCAAGTTCTTCAAGATGTTTCGAAGCGGAGTTTAGCAACCACCGTCCTTGGACAGCCCCTCAAGTACCCGATATGCATCGCCCCCACAGCACTCCACACCTTTGCACACCGAGGGGCCGAAAAGGAGACGATCAAAG GCGCCGAAGCTGCGGAAACGTTGATGGTGATGTCTGCTAGTTCAAGCTTTCCAATGGAGGATGTGGCCGCTGCAGCCCCTAATAGCCACCGGTGGATGCAGATATATCCATACGTAGATCAAGAACTCACGTTAAGTTTTATTCGGAGGTCGGAGAGTCTGGGGTTCAAAGCCCTTGTCGTGACGGTGGATTCTCCAGTACGAGGACTAGACAGTAGAATATCGGAAGCGTTCAGCCACCCTGACCTTGTGAATAACCCAGATGCTCG AATGGCGGCTTTGGAAGTTGATATCCCTTCCTCGCGTGAAGCCTTAGAAAGGGGTGATCACAAGCTCTACGAATATGTGAGGGAGATGCTGTATAATCCGAAATCAACCTGGGAGTATATAAGATGGATCCGAAGCAAGACTACTCTACCAGTCGTGTGCAAGGGTATACTAACGT ACGAATCTGCGCAAGCTGCTGCAAACGCAGGGGTCGATGGGATATTAGTGTCAGCTCACGGAGGAAGGCAGTTGGATGGCGCCCCAGCACCG ATCGACGCCTTGGCTGAAGTCGTTGACGCTGTCCGTGGAAGCGACGTTGAAGTCTATATGGACGGAGGGGTGAGGACGGGAACAGATGTCTTTAAAGCTTTAGGGAGAGGTGCACGAGCGGTGTTCGTTGGAAGGCCTATCTTGTGGGGGTTAGCATGCCAG GGTGCAGAAGGAGTCGAAAACGTTCTTAGTATACTCCGATCTCAATTAAGTGACGTGTTAGGATTGAGCG GTTGCACGTCACCCAATACCATCCCTGAGGGTACAGTTGTACATGAATCATATTATCATCGTCAACCAAACCGGAAAAGAGACAAGAGCAAGTTATGA
- the LOC129271459 gene encoding neurogenic locus notch homolog protein 2-like, which produces MENSPWKLISDSIGDTERFEVPQMYVLPWECDLTPPTIQTINSNSYKPSNHRRRTRQVQNSRATILQSEGGLCISYCQCRSRGSAIAFNIVLLATLVLIFTVVSLLVLALYQRSHFQIEANTPGLEPFDATTISDSLTGIPINSSKTPGFEPPEDSVHNFATSSRPESTNHAEAIATVLPTTPFEITQENGCVPIPIISCRRYLRYTTTFFPNRFGLGETASDGANLYYQFSFDIGTHCHPDAKRLLCRILFSTCYQPFILVDPAPLPCRSLCEDVGTRCVENRSFNETWNRICETMPESNSEDVCFRSSLTSNQDTHHLCSNSSCQNGGICFEVNDHILCRCPDPFYGISCQNEFEDPCAVNPCLNGATCEKQLSPFGFSFYICLCALNYHGPKCEKVIGTYPDRDTSVAHHLPGTASNDVSVNCQVIPEECHSILSYNRSHGILVGSQTTFFSPWPLIETYVACSPSAARVLFCSTVYPTCSQDPQIAYGEVCKEVCERVKRDCEYSFEVLNLPYIDCKKLKNRNDSIGMPCLDSN; this is translated from the exons ATGTATGTATTGCCATGGGAATGTGACCTTACGCCACCGACGATTCAAACTATAAATTCAAACAGTTACAAACCGTCCAATCATAGGAGACGTACGAGACAAGTTCAGAACTCGAGAGCTACTATTCTCCAATCGGAAGGAGGGTTATGTATCTCGTACTGTCAATGTCGATCCCGAGGTTCTGCTATTGCTTTCAACATCGTACTTCTTGCTACACTGGTTCTCATTTTTACTGTGGTTTCTCTTCTGGTTCTAGCATTGTATCAGA GATCACACTTTCAGATAGAAGCAAACACTCCAGGTCTGGAGCCATTTGACGCCACAACGATTTCAGATTCGTTAACCGGTATTCCTATAAACTCGTCAAAAACTCCAGGATTTGAACCACCCGAAGATTCGGTTCACAATTTTGCAACCTCTTCGAGACCCGAAAGTACCAATCATGCTGAAGCAATAGCAACCGTTTTACCCACAACTCCATTCGAAATTACGCAGGAAAATG GTTGTGTCCCAATACCAATAATTAGCTGTCGCAGATACCTCAGATACACCACCACTTTCTTTCCAAATCGGTTTGGCCTTGGGGAGACTGCGAGTGACGGCGCAAATCTTTACTACCAGTTTTCGTTTGATATTGGAACACATTGCCATCCTGATGCCAAACGACTACTGTGCCGCATCCTCTTTTCGACCTGTTACCAGCCTTTCATCTTGGTCGACCCCGCTCCTCTTCCTTGTCGCTCTCTTTGCGAAGACGTCGGGACCCGTTGCGTCGAGAATAGATCTTTCAACGAGACTTGGAATAGAATCTGCGAGACAATGCCCGAATCAAATAGTGAAGATGTGTGCTTCCGTAGTTCCTTGACATCCAACCAAG ACACACATCATTTGTGTTCCAACTCGTCCTGCCAGAATGGTGGGATCTGCTTCGAGGTCAACGATCATATTCTGTGCCGATGCCCAGACCCATTCTATGGAATCAGTTGTCAAAATG AGTTTGAAGACCCATGTGCTGTGAATCCGTGCCTTAATGGAGCAACCTGCGAGAAACAACTCTCCCCGTTTGGTTTCTCCTTTTATATCTGTCTTTGTGCGCTGAACTACCACGGACCCAAGTGTGAAAAGG TGATAGGAACATATCCTGACCGAGACACTTCTGTTGCACATCATCTTCCAG GTACTGCAAGTAATGATGTGTCAGTCAATTGCCAAGTCATCCCTGAAGAGTGCCATTCCATCTTGTCCTACAACAGATCACATGGAATACTCGTTGGTAGTCAAACTACTTTCTTCTCTCCATGGCCTCTGATCGAGACGTACGTAGCCTGCAGCCCTTCAGCGGCTCGTGTTCTCTTCTGTTCGACGGTGTATCCAACTTGCTCACAGGATCCTCAGATTGCATACGGTGAAGTGTGTAAAGAAGTATGTGAAAGAGTGAAACGCGACTGCGAATATTCATTCGAAGTCCTCAATCTACCATACATTGATTGTAAAAAGCTGAAGAATCGTAACGATTCCATTGGAATGCCATGTTTGGATTCCAATTAG